CACGGAAATGAGCTGTTCAAAGAGATCCTTCTCCGAGGAGGTCAAGAACCCGAAGATCTGCATGGCATTATCACGGACATGGGTATAGGCCTTAAGACAGACCTGGGCGCCCGCCTCCGGCAACTGATAAAATGTTGAGAGTGGAATTTCCAAGAGATACCCGACGCCGTTCACATCCACGATAATCTCTGATGGATCCTTCTCTTCCAAGACACCTTTGATCTGGGCAATCATCTCTGGTTTCCTCTGCGGCGCCTTCATCCCTGCCTGTGCTACGGCAGACAGGGCGCCCCTCTACGGGCGTAGATCTTTCCCCCGGGGTCTGCGACAAATTTACAGGTAAATATTTCTCTAAGAGCGTCATTCCCCGACTCGATCGGGGGACCGGACAATGACAAACATATGTAATCCTGATGTGTACCCATAAATTTGTCGCACACCCTTTCCCCCGGCGCCCGGCCGATCCCCCGGGCGGATCTCCCTGCTCTATTCCTTCGGAAGATCCCGGCCATGCCTGCATCTTTCATTCTGATTCTTTAAGGTGACGGCCTTCAAGTTCCGGCGCATCATCCTGCTCTGGCTGTGGCAGATGGCTATGGCCAGGGCGTCCGAGGCATCGTAAGGATCGGGCAGGTAAGGAAGAGCAAGGAGGCTCTTCACCATTTTTTGGACTTGTTCCTTGTCGGCTCTTCCAAAACCGGCGACCGCCTTCTTGACTTCCGCAGGGGTGTAATCAAAGACCTCAAGGCCGTAATTTACGGCCGCCAGAATAGCCGCTCCCCGAGCATGCCCCAGTTTAAATGCGGAGCTGACGTTCCTCGCAATGAAAATGTTCTCCAGGGAAACCACATCGGGGCGCTTCGATTCGATGATGCGGTTGAGTCCATGATACAGCCTTTTCAGGCGGTAGGATATCGGCAGTGTTCCCGAGGTGCGGATCACTCCGCAATCCAAAAATACCAGAGCGCCGTCTTTCTCTTCGATGATCCCGAACCCGGTCTGAACCGAACCGGGATCAATGCCGAGTATGCGCACTCAGATACTCATCCTTTCCATGATCTCATCATCAATTTCATAGTTTGCATGGACGGCGTTCACGTCGTCATTATCTTCCAGCGCCGAAACAAGTTTCAGCATCTGCTCCGCCTCCTTACCCTCCAGTCGGACCGAAGTCTGGGGTATCTTGGTCAGCTCAGCAAGCGTGTACCGGATTCCGGCGGTATCCAGGGCCTGTTTCACGTTTTCGAAATGAGGAGGCTCCATAATGATTTCGAAGGTCTTACCTTCATCCTTGACGTCCTCAGCCCCGGCATCGAGAGCCGTTTCCAACAGCCGATCTTCATCGGCGCCCTCTTTTTCGACCACGATCAGACACCGGGTTTGAAACATCCAGGAAACGCAGCCGGTTTCTCCGAGGTTGCCGTGATTTTTTGAGAAGATATAACGGATTTCGGAAACGGTACGGTTCTTGTTGTCGGTCAGGGTCTCGACCAGAACGGCGACGCCTCCAGGACCGTAGCCCTCATAGACGATCTCTTCATAGTTGACGCC
This genomic interval from Nitrospirae bacterium CG2_30_53_67 contains the following:
- a CDS encoding crossover junction endodeoxyribonuclease RuvC, which codes for MRILGIDPGSVQTGFGIIEEKDGALVFLDCGVIRTSGTLPISYRLKRLYHGLNRIIESKRPDVVSLENIFIARNVSSAFKLGHARGAAILAAVNYGLEVFDYTPAEVKKAVAGFGRADKEQVQKMVKSLLALPYLPDPYDASDALAIAICHSQSRMMRRNLKAVTLKNQNERCRHGRDLPKE
- a CDS encoding transcriptional regulator — encoded protein: MSGHSKWSTIKYKKGAADAKRGKIFSKIIKEVTVAARIGGGDPASNARLRAVILKAKEANMPADNIKRAIQKGTGELPGVNYEEIVYEGYGPGGVAVLVETLTDNKNRTVSEIRYIFSKNHGNLGETGCVSWMFQTRCLIVVEKEGADEDRLLETALDAGAEDVKDEGKTFEIIMEPPHFENVKQALDTAGIRYTLAELTKIPQTSVRLEGKEAEQMLKLVSALEDNDDVNAVHANYEIDDEIMERMSI